The Streptomyces achromogenes genome window below encodes:
- a CDS encoding rhamnulokinase, whose amino-acid sequence MRSYAAVDLGASSGRVMVGRVGPDTLELTEAHRFANRPVRLPEGLRWDVLSLYAGVLDGLRAAGRVDSVGIDSWAVDYGLLDADGALLGNPVHYRDARTEGVAEKVWASMPAAELYAATGLQYAPFNTLYQLTAAASTAQLAQARRLLLIPDLLTYWLTGEQGTELTNASTTQLIDPRTGDWSHAVADRLGIDLTLFAPLRRPGDPAGLLRDRVLEETGLTGPVPVTTVGSHDTASAVAAVPAVDERFAYICTGTWSLAGLELTAPVLTEESRAANFTNELGLDGTVRYLRNIMGLWLLQECMRAWDQPDLADLLRDAAAAPALRSVVDAGDAVFLAPGRMPERIAEACRASGQPVPGTPGEITRCILDSLALAHRRAVEDAQRLAGHAVDAVHIVGGGTRNTLLCQLTADACGLPVVAGPTEAAALGNVLVQARAHGLVGDRADIRRLLARTQPLTRYEPRGDTGRWREAQARLTTR is encoded by the coding sequence GTGCGGTCCTACGCCGCCGTCGACCTCGGCGCGTCCAGCGGGCGCGTCATGGTCGGCCGCGTCGGCCCCGACACGCTGGAGCTGACCGAGGCGCACCGCTTCGCCAACCGCCCGGTCCGCCTCCCCGAGGGGCTGCGCTGGGACGTGCTGTCCCTGTACGCGGGGGTGCTGGACGGGTTGCGCGCGGCGGGCCGGGTCGACTCCGTCGGCATCGACAGCTGGGCCGTGGACTACGGTCTGCTGGACGCCGACGGGGCGCTCCTCGGCAACCCGGTGCACTACCGGGACGCACGCACCGAGGGCGTCGCCGAGAAGGTGTGGGCGAGCATGCCGGCGGCCGAGCTGTACGCGGCGACCGGTCTGCAGTACGCGCCGTTCAACACCCTCTACCAGCTGACGGCCGCCGCCTCCACGGCCCAGCTGGCGCAGGCGCGGCGGCTGCTGCTCATCCCGGACCTGCTGACGTACTGGCTGACGGGCGAGCAGGGCACGGAGCTGACGAACGCCTCGACGACACAGCTGATCGACCCCCGCACCGGCGACTGGTCGCACGCCGTCGCGGACCGGCTCGGCATCGACCTCACGTTGTTCGCCCCGCTGCGGCGGCCCGGCGACCCGGCGGGTCTGCTGCGGGACCGGGTGCTGGAGGAGACGGGCCTGACCGGACCGGTGCCGGTCACCACGGTCGGCTCGCACGACACCGCGTCGGCCGTGGCGGCCGTCCCGGCCGTCGACGAGCGGTTCGCCTACATCTGCACCGGCACCTGGTCGCTGGCCGGCCTGGAGCTGACGGCGCCCGTGCTCACCGAGGAGAGCCGCGCCGCCAACTTCACCAACGAGCTGGGGCTGGACGGCACGGTCCGCTATCTGCGCAACATCATGGGACTGTGGCTGCTCCAGGAGTGCATGCGCGCCTGGGACCAGCCCGACCTGGCGGACCTGCTGCGGGACGCGGCGGCCGCGCCCGCGCTGCGCTCGGTCGTGGACGCGGGGGACGCCGTCTTCCTGGCGCCCGGGCGGATGCCGGAGCGGATCGCCGAGGCCTGTCGCGCCTCGGGACAGCCGGTCCCGGGCACGCCCGGCGAGATCACCCGGTGCATCCTCGACTCCCTGGCGCTGGCGCACCGCAGGGCGGTCGAGGACGCCCAGCGGCTGGCCGGCCATGCCGTCGACGCCGTCCACATCGTCGGCGGCGGCACCCGCAACACGCTGCTCTGCCAGCTCACCGCCGACGCCTGCGGACTGCCCGTGGTGGCCGGCCCGACGGAGGCTGCCGCGCTCGGCAACGTGCTCGTCCAGGCCCGGGCCCACGGGCTGGTCGGCGACCGCGCCGACATACGCCGGCTGCTCGCCCGCACCCAGCCGCTGACGCGCTACGAGCCGCGCGGCGACACCGGCCGGTGGCGGGAGGCGCAGGCCCGTCTCACCACACGGTGA
- a CDS encoding bifunctional aldolase/short-chain dehydrogenase translates to MTTHPEAAALLARSNRLGADPRNTNYAGGNTSAKGSDTDPVTGGDVELMWVKGSGGDLGTLTGAGLAVLRLDRLRALRDVYPGVEREDEMVAAFDYCLHGKGGAAPSIDTAMHGLVDAPHVDHLHPDSGIALACAADGEKLTAECFGDAVAWVPWRRPGFQLGLDIAAIKAANPRAIGVILGGHGITAWGDSAEECERNSLHIIRTAEAFLAEKGRAEPFGPVLEGYGPLPEGERRRRAAALAPYVRAIASQDRPQVGHFDDSDVVLDFTARAEHPRLAALGTSCPDHFLRTKVRPLVLDLPPGAPLEEAVARLGELHTAYREEYAAYYDRHAEPGSPAMRGADPAIVLVPGVGMFSFGKDKQTARVAGEFYVNAINVMRGAEAVSSYAPIEESEKFRIEYWALEEAKLQRMPKPKPLATRVALVTGGGSGIGKAIAHRLAAEGACVVVADLNGENAAAVAEELGGPDRAVAVTVDVTSEEQIAAAFEAAALAFGGVDLVVNNAGISISKPLLETSAKDWDLQHDIMARGSFLVSREAARTMIAQRLGGDIVYIASKNAVFAGPNNIAYSATKADQAHQVRLLAAELGEHGIRVNGVNPDGVVRGSGIFAGGWGAQRAATYGIEEEKLGEFYAQRTILKREVLPEHVANAVFALTGGELTHTTGLHVPVDAGVAAAFLR, encoded by the coding sequence ATGACCACCCACCCCGAAGCCGCCGCTCTCCTCGCCCGGTCGAACCGGCTCGGCGCCGATCCCCGCAACACCAACTACGCCGGCGGCAACACGTCGGCCAAGGGCTCCGACACCGACCCCGTCACCGGCGGGGACGTCGAGCTGATGTGGGTGAAGGGTTCGGGCGGCGACCTCGGCACGCTCACCGGGGCCGGACTGGCCGTGCTGCGGCTGGACCGGCTGCGGGCGCTGCGGGACGTCTACCCGGGGGTCGAGCGCGAGGACGAGATGGTCGCCGCGTTCGACTACTGCCTGCACGGCAAGGGCGGGGCCGCCCCCTCCATCGACACCGCGATGCACGGACTCGTCGACGCCCCGCACGTCGACCACCTGCACCCGGACTCCGGCATCGCGCTCGCCTGCGCCGCCGACGGGGAGAAGCTGACCGCCGAGTGCTTCGGCGACGCGGTCGCCTGGGTGCCGTGGCGGCGCCCCGGGTTCCAGCTGGGCCTGGACATCGCCGCCATCAAGGCGGCCAACCCGCGGGCCATCGGCGTGATCCTCGGCGGTCACGGCATCACCGCCTGGGGCGACAGCGCCGAGGAGTGCGAGCGCAACTCGCTGCACATCATCCGCACCGCCGAGGCGTTCCTCGCCGAGAAGGGCAGGGCCGAGCCCTTCGGCCCCGTCCTCGAGGGCTACGGCCCGCTGCCCGAGGGCGAGCGCCGCAGGCGGGCGGCCGCGCTCGCGCCGTACGTACGGGCGATCGCCTCCCAGGACCGGCCGCAGGTCGGACACTTCGACGACTCGGACGTCGTCCTCGACTTCACCGCGCGGGCCGAGCACCCGCGGCTCGCCGCGCTCGGCACCTCCTGCCCCGACCACTTCCTGCGCACCAAGGTGCGGCCGCTGGTCCTGGACCTGCCGCCCGGCGCCCCGCTGGAGGAGGCCGTGGCCCGGCTCGGGGAGCTGCACACCGCCTACCGCGAGGAGTACGCCGCCTACTACGACCGGCACGCCGAGCCCGGCTCCCCCGCGATGCGCGGCGCCGACCCGGCGATCGTGCTGGTGCCGGGCGTGGGCATGTTCTCCTTCGGCAAGGACAAGCAGACCGCCCGGGTCGCCGGCGAGTTCTACGTCAACGCGATCAACGTGATGCGGGGCGCCGAGGCGGTGTCCTCGTACGCGCCGATCGAGGAGTCGGAGAAGTTCCGCATCGAGTACTGGGCGCTCGAGGAGGCCAAGCTCCAGCGGATGCCGAAGCCCAAGCCGCTCGCCACCCGGGTCGCCCTGGTCACGGGAGGCGGCAGCGGGATCGGCAAGGCGATCGCGCACCGGCTGGCCGCCGAGGGCGCCTGCGTGGTCGTGGCCGACCTGAACGGCGAGAACGCCGCCGCCGTCGCCGAGGAGCTCGGCGGACCCGACAGGGCCGTCGCGGTCACCGTCGACGTGACGTCCGAGGAGCAGATCGCCGCCGCCTTCGAGGCCGCCGCGCTCGCCTTCGGCGGGGTCGACCTGGTCGTCAACAACGCCGGCATCTCGATCTCCAAGCCGCTGCTGGAGACGTCGGCGAAGGACTGGGACCTCCAGCACGACATCATGGCCCGCGGGTCCTTCCTCGTCTCCCGCGAGGCGGCCCGCACGATGATCGCGCAGCGCCTCGGCGGCGACATCGTCTACATCGCCTCGAAGAACGCCGTCTTCGCCGGGCCCAACAACATCGCCTACTCCGCCACCAAGGCCGACCAGGCCCACCAGGTGCGGCTGCTCGCGGCCGAACTGGGCGAGCACGGCATCCGCGTCAACGGGGTCAACCCCGACGGTGTGGTGCGCGGCTCGGGCATCTTCGCCGGCGGCTGGGGCGCCCAGCGGGCCGCCACCTACGGCATCGAGGAGGAGAAGCTGGGCGAGTTCTACGCGCAGCGGACCATCCTCAAGCGCGAGGTGCTGCCCGAGCACGTGGCGAACGCCGTGTTCGCGCTGACCGGCGGCGAGCTCACCCACACCACCGGACTCCATGTCCCCGTCGACGCGGGTGTGGCGGCCGCGTTCCTCCGGTGA
- the rhaI gene encoding L-rhamnose isomerase — translation MTELVAVKAALKTQAVETPSWAYGNSGTRFKVFAQQGVPRTPQEKLDDAAQVHAVTGAAPTVALHIPWDKVEDYSALAKHAEDRGVKLGAINSNTFQDDAYRLGSICHPEAAVRRKAVDHLLECVDIMDATGSTDLKLWFADGTNYPGQDDLRARQDRLAEGLAEVYERLGDGQRMLLEYKFFEPAFYATDVPDWGTAYAHCLKLGPKAQVVVDTGHHAPGTNIEFIVATLLREGKLGGFDFNSRFYADDDLMVGAADPFQLFRIMYEVVRGGGFTSDVAFMLDQCHNIEAKIPAIIRSVMNVQEATAKALLVDASALAGAQASGDVLEANAVLMDAYNTDVRPLLREVREEMGLNPNPLAAYKASGWAEKIVAERVGGEQAGWGA, via the coding sequence GTGACCGAACTCGTCGCCGTGAAGGCCGCGTTGAAGACCCAGGCCGTCGAGACGCCGTCATGGGCGTACGGGAACTCGGGGACCCGTTTCAAGGTGTTCGCCCAGCAGGGGGTTCCACGCACCCCGCAGGAGAAGCTGGACGACGCGGCACAGGTGCACGCGGTCACCGGGGCGGCCCCGACCGTCGCGCTGCACATCCCGTGGGACAAGGTGGAGGACTACTCCGCGCTGGCCAAGCACGCCGAGGACCGGGGCGTGAAGCTCGGGGCCATCAACTCCAACACCTTCCAGGACGACGCCTACAGGCTCGGCAGCATCTGCCACCCGGAGGCGGCGGTGCGCCGCAAGGCCGTCGACCACCTGCTCGAGTGCGTCGACATCATGGACGCGACGGGCTCCACCGATCTGAAGCTGTGGTTCGCGGACGGGACGAACTATCCCGGCCAGGACGACCTCCGCGCGCGCCAGGACCGGCTCGCGGAGGGCCTCGCCGAGGTGTACGAGCGGCTGGGCGACGGGCAGCGGATGCTGCTGGAGTACAAGTTCTTCGAGCCGGCGTTCTACGCGACGGACGTCCCGGACTGGGGCACGGCGTACGCACACTGTCTGAAGCTGGGCCCCAAGGCGCAGGTGGTGGTCGACACCGGGCACCACGCGCCCGGAACCAACATCGAGTTCATCGTCGCCACACTGCTGCGCGAGGGGAAGCTCGGCGGGTTCGACTTCAACTCCCGGTTCTACGCCGACGACGACCTGATGGTGGGCGCGGCGGACCCCTTCCAGCTGTTCCGGATCATGTACGAGGTGGTGCGCGGCGGCGGGTTCACCTCCGACGTGGCGTTCATGCTCGACCAGTGCCACAACATCGAGGCGAAGATCCCGGCGATCATCCGCTCCGTGATGAACGTCCAGGAGGCGACGGCCAAGGCGCTGCTCGTCGACGCCTCGGCCCTGGCCGGCGCCCAGGCCTCCGGCGACGTGCTGGAGGCCAACGCGGTGCTGATGGACGCGTACAACACGGACGTACGGCCGCTGCTGCGGGAGGTGCGCGAGGAGATGGGGTTGAACCCGAACCCGCTCGCCGCGTACAAGGCGTCCGGGTGGGCCGAGAAGATCGTCGCCGAGCGGGTGGGAGGGGAGCAGGCCGGTTGGGGCGCGTAG
- a CDS encoding sugar ABC transporter ATP-binding protein — protein sequence MTHPSDTGPAPVLALRDVTKSFGAVRALRGVSLELFPGEVHALAGENGAGKSTLIKTLAGVHRPDAGRVLLDGESVVFHGPGDARDAGIAVIYQEPTLFPDLSIAENIFMGRQPRRALGRIDHKATHAATAALMQRLGVDLDPERPARGLSIADQQIVEIAKALSFDARVLIMDEPTAALTGSEVARLFGVVRTLREQGAAVLFISHRLEEIFEICQRVTTLRDGAWVAGEPIEGMTEDDLVRRMVGRDLDELYPKQDVTPGEVALSVRRLTREGVFTDVSFEVRRGEIVGLAGLVGAGRTEVARAVFGIDRWDAGEVSVDGRPLTNGAPSTAMSAGLALVPEDRRAQGLVMDMSIERNIGLTGLRTTVKAGLMDRGAERSRSLDWAVKLQVKYARIADSVNTLSGGNQQKVVLAKWLATGPKVLIVDEPTRGIDVGTKAEVHRLLSELAADGVAVLMISSDLPEILGMADRVLVMHEGRLTAEIARTDATEETVMAAATGRAAA from the coding sequence ATGACCCACCCGTCCGACACGGGACCGGCCCCGGTGCTGGCACTGAGGGACGTAACCAAGTCCTTCGGCGCCGTACGCGCCCTGCGGGGCGTCTCCCTGGAGCTGTTCCCCGGCGAGGTGCACGCCCTCGCCGGTGAGAACGGCGCGGGCAAGTCGACCTTGATCAAGACCCTTGCGGGGGTGCACCGACCGGACGCCGGCCGGGTGCTGCTCGACGGCGAGTCCGTCGTCTTCCACGGTCCCGGCGACGCCCGCGACGCCGGAATCGCGGTGATCTACCAGGAGCCCACGCTCTTCCCCGACCTGTCGATCGCCGAGAACATCTTCATGGGCCGCCAGCCCCGGCGGGCCCTCGGCCGCATCGACCACAAGGCCACGCACGCCGCCACCGCCGCCCTGATGCAGCGCCTCGGCGTCGATCTCGACCCCGAGCGCCCGGCGCGTGGACTGTCCATCGCCGACCAGCAGATCGTCGAGATCGCCAAGGCGCTCTCCTTCGACGCCCGCGTCCTGATCATGGACGAGCCCACCGCCGCCCTCACCGGCAGCGAGGTCGCCCGGCTCTTCGGCGTGGTGCGCACCCTGCGAGAACAGGGCGCGGCCGTGCTGTTCATCTCGCACCGGCTCGAGGAGATCTTCGAGATCTGCCAGCGGGTGACCACCCTGCGCGACGGGGCATGGGTCGCCGGCGAGCCGATCGAGGGCATGACCGAGGACGACCTGGTCCGCCGTATGGTCGGCCGCGATCTCGACGAGCTCTACCCCAAGCAGGACGTCACACCGGGCGAAGTCGCCCTGAGCGTCCGCCGGCTGACCCGCGAGGGCGTCTTCACCGACGTCTCCTTCGAGGTCCGGCGCGGCGAGATCGTCGGCCTCGCCGGACTCGTCGGGGCCGGCCGCACCGAGGTCGCCCGGGCCGTCTTCGGCATCGACCGCTGGGACGCCGGCGAGGTCTCGGTGGACGGCCGTCCGCTCACCAACGGAGCCCCCTCCACCGCGATGTCCGCCGGCCTCGCCCTGGTCCCCGAGGACCGGCGCGCCCAGGGCCTGGTGATGGACATGTCGATCGAGCGCAACATCGGCCTCACCGGTCTGCGCACCACGGTGAAGGCCGGACTGATGGACCGCGGCGCCGAGCGCAGCCGCTCCCTCGACTGGGCGGTCAAGCTCCAGGTGAAGTACGCCCGGATCGCCGACAGCGTCAACACCCTCTCCGGCGGCAACCAGCAGAAGGTCGTGCTCGCCAAGTGGCTGGCCACCGGCCCCAAGGTGCTGATCGTCGACGAGCCCACCCGCGGCATCGACGTCGGCACCAAGGCCGAGGTCCACCGGTTGCTGAGCGAGTTGGCCGCCGACGGGGTCGCCGTCCTGATGATCTCCTCCGACCTGCCCGAGATCCTCGGCATGGCCGACCGCGTGCTGGTGATGCACGAGGGCCGGCTCACCGCCGAGATCGCCCGCACCGACGCCACCGAGGAAACCGTGATGGCCGCAGCCACCGGGAGGGCCGCCGCATGA
- a CDS encoding ABC transporter permease, which produces MTVTTSHEAPVAGTPKSSGTRLADRVFKMRELAILVVFLVMIAVTQAGNSEFLSEQGIKDLLLNATILVLVATGQSLVVITRNVDLSVGSTLGISAFAAGTYLHGGGNPVIAIALAILLGVGFGLLNGLLVSLGQVPALVVTLGTLYIIRGIDSIWVGSRQITAADLPDSFVHFGSGGLSAVPWLALIAVAVLIATAYYLKHFGSGRELYALGSNPEAARLAGIPVRKRILAAYTFCGGLAGLAGAMYLARFGNVDSGTGNGYELTVVSAVVVGGVVFTGGSGSVYGAALGALLLTSINSVLPALGVSSVWVLAVNGVLLLLAIAVDRIVALRVASALKKKSASVQAVEKGEARA; this is translated from the coding sequence ATGACGGTGACCACATCCCATGAGGCCCCCGTCGCCGGGACGCCGAAGTCCAGCGGGACCCGGCTGGCCGACCGCGTCTTCAAGATGCGCGAACTCGCCATCCTGGTCGTCTTCCTGGTGATGATCGCCGTCACCCAGGCCGGCAACAGCGAGTTCCTCTCCGAGCAGGGCATCAAGGACCTGCTGCTGAACGCGACCATCCTGGTGCTGGTCGCCACCGGCCAGTCCCTGGTCGTCATCACCCGCAACGTCGACCTCTCGGTCGGCTCCACCCTCGGTATCAGCGCCTTCGCCGCCGGCACCTATCTGCACGGCGGCGGCAACCCGGTGATCGCGATCGCCCTGGCGATCCTGCTGGGCGTCGGCTTCGGGCTGCTCAACGGCCTGCTGGTCAGCCTCGGTCAGGTGCCCGCCCTGGTCGTCACCCTCGGCACGCTGTACATCATCCGCGGCATCGACTCCATCTGGGTCGGCTCCCGGCAGATCACCGCGGCCGACCTGCCGGACTCCTTCGTCCACTTCGGCTCCGGCGGCCTCTCGGCGGTGCCCTGGCTGGCGCTCATCGCGGTCGCCGTCCTGATCGCGACCGCCTACTACCTCAAGCACTTCGGCAGCGGACGCGAGCTGTACGCGCTCGGCTCCAACCCCGAAGCCGCCCGGCTCGCCGGCATCCCGGTCCGCAAGCGGATCCTCGCCGCCTACACGTTCTGCGGCGGCCTCGCCGGCCTCGCCGGCGCGATGTACCTGGCCCGGTTCGGCAACGTCGACTCCGGAACCGGCAACGGCTACGAACTCACCGTCGTCAGCGCGGTCGTGGTCGGCGGCGTCGTCTTCACCGGCGGCTCCGGCAGCGTCTACGGCGCCGCCCTCGGCGCCCTGCTCCTCACCTCCATCAACAGTGTCCTGCCCGCCCTCGGCGTCAGCTCCGTCTGGGTGCTCGCCGTCAACGGCGTGCTGCTCCTGCTGGCCATCGCGGTCGACCGGATCGTGGCGCTGCGGGTGGCGTCCGCCCTGAAGAAGAAGTCGGCCTCCGTGCAGGCCGTAGAGAAGGGAGAGGCCCGTGCCTGA
- a CDS encoding ABC transporter permease, whose amino-acid sequence MPESLARAIRWDTVVGALLIVLLLFSFSLVDGFGNALNLSFLIGNTLPIALIALPMTLLVVSGEIDLSVASTAGLSGAVMGALWNQGLTIEAIIPICLLLGVVCGLVNGLLVTRLGLPSLAVTIGTLAAYRGIAQIVLGSDAVTDFPTQYLDFAAGRVGDSFLPQAFLPFVVLLAIAVVVLHATPFGRSLFATGASEEAARFAGIRVKRQKLILFTVTGLMASLTGIFWALHYASARYDNATGLELSVVAAVLLGGIDFDGGKGTLGGAIAGVFLLGALQNVMSLLNVSAQSQIVVTGVLLVVSVLGPRVARQIAVARAGRRAAASTPTA is encoded by the coding sequence GTGCCTGAGTCCCTGGCCCGCGCGATCCGCTGGGACACCGTCGTGGGCGCCCTCCTGATCGTCCTGCTGCTGTTCTCCTTCTCCCTCGTGGACGGCTTCGGCAACGCGCTGAACCTGTCCTTCCTGATCGGCAACACCCTGCCGATCGCACTCATCGCCCTGCCGATGACCCTGCTGGTCGTCTCCGGCGAGATCGACCTCTCGGTCGCCTCCACGGCCGGCCTGTCCGGCGCGGTCATGGGCGCCCTGTGGAACCAGGGCCTGACCATCGAGGCGATCATCCCCATCTGCCTGCTGCTGGGCGTGGTGTGCGGGCTGGTCAACGGTCTGCTCGTGACCCGCCTCGGCCTGCCCTCCCTCGCCGTCACCATCGGCACCCTCGCCGCCTACCGTGGCATCGCGCAGATCGTGCTCGGCTCCGACGCGGTGACCGACTTCCCCACCCAGTACCTGGACTTCGCGGCCGGACGGGTCGGGGACAGCTTCCTCCCGCAGGCGTTCCTGCCCTTCGTGGTGCTGCTCGCGATCGCGGTGGTCGTCCTGCACGCCACCCCGTTCGGCCGCTCGCTCTTCGCGACCGGCGCCAGCGAGGAGGCCGCCCGGTTCGCCGGCATCCGCGTCAAGCGCCAGAAGCTCATCCTGTTCACGGTGACCGGCCTGATGGCCTCCCTCACCGGAATCTTCTGGGCCCTGCACTACGCCAGCGCCCGCTACGACAACGCGACCGGCCTCGAACTCTCCGTCGTCGCCGCGGTGTTGCTCGGCGGCATCGACTTCGACGGCGGCAAGGGCACGCTGGGCGGCGCCATCGCGGGAGTGTTCCTCCTCGGCGCACTGCAGAACGTGATGAGCCTGCTCAACGTCTCCGCCCAGTCGCAGATCGTCGTCACGGGCGTCCTGCTCGTCGTCTCCGTGCTCGGCCCCCGGGTCGCACGCCAGATCGCCGTCGCGAGGGCGGGCCGCAGAGCCGCCGCCTCGACCCCGACGGCCTGA
- the rhaS gene encoding rhamnose ABC transporter substrate-binding protein gives MRKSSLRRACAAVAAVSSLALAATACGGTTKEDVKKESTGAAVATGKADPNAATKKGLTVGFLPKQVNNPYFTSSDKGGEAALKELGSSYKEVGPSSATDTSSQVSYVNTLTQQQVDAMAVSAQDPGALCTALKQAMSNKIKVVTYDSDTNPECRNAFVSQASAEDLGRTEVQLLAEQIGYKGEIAILSAAQTATNQNTWIDFMKDELKDPKYKDVKLVKVAYGNDDAQQSFQQTQGLLQQYPNLKGIISPTTVGIKAAAQYLSGSKYKGKVKLTGLGTPNDMRTYVKNGTVDAFELWDPSKLGALAAQTAVALVSGQITGAEGETFKAGGAEYTIGKNGVINLGKPTVFNAKNIDQFNF, from the coding sequence ATGCGCAAGTCATCCCTCCGCCGTGCCTGTGCGGCCGTCGCCGCCGTCTCCTCCCTCGCCCTCGCCGCCACCGCCTGCGGCGGCACCACCAAGGAGGACGTGAAGAAGGAGAGCACCGGCGCGGCCGTCGCCACCGGCAAGGCCGACCCGAACGCGGCCACCAAGAAGGGCCTGACCGTGGGCTTCCTGCCCAAGCAGGTCAACAACCCCTACTTCACCTCCTCCGACAAGGGCGGCGAGGCGGCCCTGAAGGAGCTGGGGTCCAGCTACAAGGAGGTCGGCCCCTCCAGCGCCACCGACACCTCCAGCCAGGTCTCCTACGTCAACACCCTGACCCAGCAGCAGGTCGACGCGATGGCCGTGTCCGCGCAGGACCCGGGCGCCCTGTGCACCGCGCTCAAGCAGGCCATGAGCAACAAGATCAAGGTCGTCACCTACGACTCCGACACCAACCCCGAGTGCCGCAACGCCTTCGTCTCACAGGCGTCCGCCGAGGACCTCGGCCGCACCGAGGTGCAGCTGCTCGCCGAACAGATCGGCTACAAGGGCGAGATCGCGATCCTGTCGGCCGCACAGACCGCGACGAACCAGAACACCTGGATCGACTTCATGAAGGACGAGCTGAAGGACCCCAAGTACAAGGACGTCAAGCTCGTCAAGGTGGCGTACGGCAACGACGACGCCCAGCAGTCCTTCCAGCAGACCCAGGGCCTGCTCCAGCAGTACCCGAACCTGAAGGGGATCATCTCCCCGACCACCGTCGGCATCAAGGCGGCCGCGCAGTACCTGTCGGGCTCCAAGTACAAGGGCAAGGTCAAGCTGACCGGCCTCGGCACCCCGAACGACATGCGCACCTACGTCAAGAACGGCACCGTCGACGCCTTCGAGCTGTGGGACCCCTCGAAGCTCGGCGCGCTGGCCGCCCAGACCGCGGTGGCGCTCGTCTCCGGCCAGATCACCGGCGCCGAGGGTGAGACCTTCAAGGCCGGCGGCGCCGAGTACACCATCGGCAAGAACGGCGTGATCAACCTCGGCAAGCCGACCGTGTTCAACGCCAAGAACATCGACCAGTTCAACTTCTAG
- a CDS encoding L-rhamnose mutarotase — MQRVCFLLKVRQDRLAEYRERHAAVWPEMLEALSATGWHNYSLFLRDDGLLVGYLETEDFAAARAGMEAADVNARWQAEMAPFFESLDGARPDEAMKPLTEVFHLA; from the coding sequence ATGCAGCGCGTCTGTTTCCTGCTCAAGGTCCGACAGGACCGCCTCGCCGAGTACCGCGAACGCCACGCGGCCGTGTGGCCGGAGATGCTCGAAGCTCTCTCGGCCACCGGCTGGCACAACTACTCGCTCTTCCTGAGAGACGACGGCCTGCTCGTCGGCTACCTGGAGACCGAGGACTTCGCCGCCGCCCGGGCCGGCATGGAGGCCGCCGACGTCAACGCCCGCTGGCAGGCGGAGATGGCCCCGTTCTTCGAGTCCCTGGACGGAGCCCGGCCGGACGAGGCCATGAAACCCCTCACCGAGGTCTTCCACCTCGCCTGA